The genome window GGATTTATTGAAGCTTCGGGCAACAAAAGACAAAGGCAAGGCGCCAGTTGATGGGAGTCTTCCCACTCACCTGATGAGATCGCTCAAGCCGACGACATCGCTTTGTTTGATGGTGACCCAAATCGACGCAGGCTAGAGCTTCCGTTGTTCAATAGCGAGGACCCTTCGGGGTGGCTTTTTAGAGCTGAAAGTTATTTTTCAGTTAATAGAATGTTGGATAATGAAAGGGTTGCAGCTGCTGTGGTGTGTCTTGAGGGCAAAGCCTTAGGGTGGTTTCAATGGATTGAGGTGCGCTTTCCAGTCTGCACTTGGCCGACGTTCTATTCTGCAGTGCTATGGCGTTTCCAAAATTTGCAGGTGGGTAGCGATCACGAGTTTTTGGTGGCTCAGAAGTAGATTACTACGGTAGCTGAGTTTTGGGAACGATTTGAGCAGATCTCTACTACTTTGCACTATATCAGCGAAGAGATGCTGGCTGGAATTTTCATGAATGGACTCAAGGAGGAGATCCAGGCCGAAGTGAAactaagcccacctcttacaTTCTCAGGCCTCATGGATTTGGCCCAACGAgttgaagaaagaaatgaagCCCTGGTGCGAGCCCATAAATTTCTTTCCTCCCCCCACCATGTCTCGGCCCAGCTCACTTTCTGGTTCTCATGTTTTGGCTGTTCCCAATAGCTTAGGCCGCCCTCCCGATTTGGTTCGTTCCCAATCTGATTCTAAGATGCCTTGGCGTGACACCAAATCTTCACCTTCACTCACAACTAGCTCTAAACATACTAATTTCTGTCAATTATCAGATTCAGAAGCTCAACATTGACGGGAGAAAGGACTCTGTTTCCGTTGTGATGAAAAGTTCCACCCGGGTCATGTTTGCAAGAACAAGGTTCTCCAAATGCTCATTGTGGCAGATGACACCACGAGCAGTGACGAGGTTGAGGGTGTTGCTTTAATTGAGCCAGAACAGGGTCAACTTGAAGAGGCAACTGAGAGTAATGTGGAgctttcaatgaattctattaTTGGGGTGTCTTCCAACAACAGTACCTTGAAGGTCTGCGGGTTGCTTGAGGGTAGGGAGGTTATTGTTTTAATTGACAGCGGTGCGTCACACAATTTTATTTTCACGGATGTTGTTCAATTATTGGGGATGGAGATGGATACTCGGCCAAAGTTTAAGGTGCAGGTTGGTAATGGGGTCTCTGTGCAGGGGGTTGGAGTTTGTTCTGGGGTGGTTTTGCAGATACAAGGGATTCAGTTACGGGAATCATTCCATGTGTTGGATCTGGGGAGTGCTGATTTAGTTTTGGAGGTGGCATGGTTACAGAAATTGGGAGAGATCGCTGCCAATTTTCAGACCTTGACGATGAGATTTAATTTAGATGAGCGGGTGGTTACTTGGAAGGGAGATCCTACCTTGTCGAAGACTGTCATCTCTTTGAAATCTATGTTAAAGTTGTTAAAGAGTGAAGATGTGGGGTTTTTGATTGAGTTCGGGGCTTGTTACCTCCACTCGCAATATGTTGATAGTCATCCAGTGACAACTTCATCATTAACTCTGTCTCCTGCGTTACAAGAGCTCTTAGCCGAGTATACTTTTGTGTTTACCCCACGGGCTGGTCTTCTCATTACGAGGCCACAAGATCATGCCATCCGCCTTCATGAAGGAGCTAATCCCCCACACTTATGGCCTTATAGATACCCGTACTATCAGAAGATTGAAATCGAAAATATTGTCAAGGAGATGTTGGCAGAAGAGATAATTAAGCCCAGTATCAATCCCTATTCTAGCCCTGTGCTATTGGTGAAGAAGAAGGACGAGGGATGGTgaatgtgtgtcgattatagggCATTGAACAAGCTTACCATACCTGAAAAATTTCCCATCCCGGTCATTGACAAGCTTTCGGATGAGCTTAATGGGGCTGTTGTTTTTTTCAAATTGGATCTGAAATCCGGCTATCATCAAATTCATGTCCGGGGTGAAGATATTGAAAAAACAACCTTCCGCACCCATGAAGGGCACTATGAGTTCTTGGTCATGCCTTTTGGCTTGACCAATGCCCCTTCCACCTTCCAGTCATTGATGAATGAGATATTTAAGCCCTTCTAATGCAAATTTATACTGGTATTTTTTGATGATATCTTGGTCTTTAGCAAGGATTTGCCTACTCATATTCAGCACCTTTGAAGCACTTTCTCAGAATGCCTTGGTTTTGAATTAGAAAAAATGTGCTTTTGCACAACACCGAGTGGAGTATTTGGGGCACTTAATTTCTACGAACGGGGTAGAAGCTGAGCCTTCAAAACTCCATAGCATGATCTCTTGGCCGATACCTACCACTCTTAAGCCTCTGGGGTTTTTTGGGGCTGATTGGCTATTATCGTCGTTTAGTTCATAATTATGGGCATTTGGCAGCTCCTTTGACAGCTTTATTGAAGAAGAATTCTTTTCACTGGTCTGAGTCCACGTAATCAACTTTCGAAGCTCTTAAGAAAGCAATGGTAAGTGTTTATGTCCTAGCATTGCCTGATTTTTCTAAACCTTTCGTAGTGGAGACTGATGCTTTAGGTACAGGTGTGGGAGCGGTTCTTGTACAGGAGGGCCATCCTATAGCTTTCTTTAGTCAAGTTTTGTCTCCCCGCGCACGAGCAAAATTAGTCTATGAGCGCGAGTTGATGGCCATTGTTTTTGCAACTCTTAAGTGGCGATATTACCTTTTGGGCCGACGATTCATAGTTCGCACGGATAAAAAAAGCCTAAAATTCTTGCTGGACCAGCAGTTGGTGCATGAAGGGCAGCAGAAATGGATCACTAAAttgattggttttgattttgagatACAGTATCACCCAGGTTTAGGTAACAAAGTGGCAGATGCACTTGCACGTCGTGATGAAGCCTCTGAATGCAATCCCAAGGAAGTTATGGCTGACGATTCTCATTCCCCTACCTTGGCAGCCCTGTCTGTGACATCTTGCTCTATCTTTCATGACCTGCACGAAGAAGTGTGACAGGATCCCAAGCTGCAAGATATTATAAAATACCTCACTTTGGATCCTGGTAGCAAATTCCCCTACTCATGGAAAGGAGGTTGTCTACTGTGTCATGGGAGGTTGGTAGTTCCTAAGAATTCCCCTCGCATCCCAGCAGTACTACATGAATTCCATGCTACACCTATGGGAGGTCATTCGGGTTCCTTGCGTACATTGAAACGAGTCTCGCATATTTTTTACTGGTTTGGTATGAGTGGTGATGTTCGGCAGTTTGTGGAGCAGTGCGAAGTCTGTCAAAGGCATAAGTACTCAACTCTTCGACCCCAAGGGTTACTTCAACCTCTCCCTATTCCAAAGACTTCCTGGGAGGACTTATCAACAGATTTTGTTGGGGGATTGCCAAGGGTGCAAGGCATTGATACGGTCTTAGTAGTGGGAGATCGTTTCACCAAATACGCCCATTTTTTACTGTTGGGCCATCCATATTTTGTCAAGGAGGCTATTTATGAAAGAGGTGGTTCGTTTACATGGATTTCCTCACACTATTGTATCCGATAGAGATTGTGTTTTTGTGAGTCATTTTTGGACTGAGTTATTCAAACTATCGGGTACTAGTCTCAAAATGAGTATCGCTTATCATCCGGAGACCGATGGGCAAACGGAGGTTTCAATCGAAGTATGGAGGAATACTTGCGCTGTTTTCCCAGCAGTCATCCTCGACAGTGGCCTAAATGGGTGCCTCGGGCAGAGTTTTGGTACAATACAACCTTCCACCGTGCCGCGAGAATGACCCCTTTTCAGGCGCTTTATGGCCATCCTCCTCCCACTCTGGTTAAGGCTGCTCATGAACCTTCTGCAGTAGAGGAAGTAAATGTGCTGTTGCATGACCATGATGCGATGTTTGAACAACTTCACACCAACCTCAGCCATGCTCAAAATAGAATGAAGCAGTACGCTGATGGAAAGCGCTGAGCTGTTACCTTCCAAGTTGGTGAACGAGTTTTCTTAAATTTACAGCCTTATAAATGTCGTTCTCTGGCTCAACATTCCTATCAAAAGCTATGTCCTCAATTTTATGGGCCTTTTACTATTTTGGAGAAGTTGGGTGAGGTGGCTTATTGTCTTGAATTACCTACACATTCAGCTGTGCATCCAGTTTTTCATGTCTCCCAATTACGTCGTGTTTTATCTCCTGGAGTAACAAGTCAACCCCTACCTTCTGCGCTTATTGCTAAGTTGGAGTTACCCTTGGTTCCAGAAGATGTGAAGTAGATTCGTAAGCTCCTTAATGGCCAGTTTGAGGTTCTTATCCAGTGGCAAGGTATGCCAGATTGTGATAGCTCTTGGGAGTCTTGTGATGTTATCTAGTCTCAATTTCCAGCATTCAACCTTGTGGACAAGGTTGCCAATTTGGGGGGAGTATTGATCGAACACCAGTTATTACAAAGATGTATAAAAGAAAGATGGCACGTGGCAGCAATGAGGGGTGCACTTGTTTTAATCTCATTGGTTGctttttctgttttctgttGCGTTTGTTGCTATAGGGAGGTGGGGGTAGCAGAGCATGCATTTTGGACTTTTGTGGTTTTCTTTGGAGAGAGATCGGGAGGTTCCTAGTTCCCTCGAAGCAACTAGGGTTTATCCTCTTAGTTGTTCTTGTTTAGCTATTTCCTCTAGTTTGGATTTGTATCAGACTATTGTAACAGATAGTGTGTTGAAGGGAATACAACCAGTAGGCTTTTTATTATCTGTGTTCATTATGCTATTTGGGTGATTTTGTGCTTGTTCTTTCATAGTTCTATCACAAGGTATAGACGAAAGTAAGAAggttttttcaattattttctatAAACAAATTGTGGGTAGAGTTGGACATTATACATACCTCTGGCAGCAAGTATTTGCTTGCGAAAATCCACCGTATAGTATCAGGCGTCCAAGAGAGGTATAGAAGATATCCATACATAAGTCCAAGCACAACATACGGTATGGTGCTTTCCATAAACTTTCTGGTCTGTGAATGAAAGATCCAAACAAGTGTAAACATCACTTGATAATATTTTGAAATAATTCAAGATTAAAGACAACAAaagtatatataaaaaaaaataaataatatgaacaactcttgtgcacaaAGCTCCTACAATAGGCAAGGTCGGGGACAAACAAGATATTCGCAGCCTTCTCTCCGCATAATATACGAAGAGGCCATTTCTGAGTTTTGAACTTATGAGTTCGCCTGTAAAAGACAACAAAAGTATGGAGCcctttatttcttctttttttttaatgcatctgtaattctttaaaaaaagagCAAATTATCACTTGATTTTTGTGAGTAAGGTTATAAACAAAATGATTCAAAAAGAATGATCCAAGGACACCAGCTAGAAAATTTAATTTAGCTATACGCATAGTTCAGAAGAAAACACAAATCTATAATGACATGTCCCATTAAGGTTTGTGATTCCAAAGAACCCCAGAGAACTTACAAATTCAGCTTTAGGAGCCACAACCATGAGAGTGTAGAATGGGAGAACAGCAGTTGTTCCAATGGTAAAAGCACTGCTAGCAAGTTGAGAGCTTGAAAACCCTACAGATAATAACCGATATTTGTAGTAGTAGGTCAAACAACATATGGAAGGAGCCTGGAACATTGAATTCATtacattgaaaagaagaaaactacGCAATATTTAAAACTGCATCACTACTACACTGACATGTCATGAGACATTGCCAACTTCAAACCACTTTTCTCCAATCCCCTATATAACAATTTGAAAAGGATCTAATAACTTCAAGCCACTTGATCATCGAACAAAACTTGCTACTGCAGTAGTAAGAAACCAGAGCTCCTAATTTATGGGGTTATAATGAACAGAAATTTGAGAAGCTAGCAAATGCTGAAATGCATGAAGAGCAAAtcatcaaaacaataacatgcCACTATTGTTTTTCCTTGTACATGGGCACTTAACACAACGCAAATCGATTCCTAAGACTAGAACAAAGCATACGAGTAATCACTAATCACTTGGAAGAGTATATTGTGGCAAGTCATGGCACAGTTAGAACATCAGAGATCATTGTCACTTGTGTAATGGGATCTGCAACTAAGGTAGCCCCAACTTCTTGTTTTATCAAAGCTTTATGAGCATGGCAAGAGAAAGGCAACCTACTTTTCTGGATGAAATCATTTTATTCTAAATTGAGATCTGGAattactcatcattttattcCAAATTGAGATCTGGAATTAGTAACTTCTGCGATGATGATAAATTTCAGCATTGAATGCCTCAAATTTGATACAAATTTTGTTTTCTGGCTTATGTGGATTACTGAGACGGATAAGTAAGATAACGTTTTTAAGTGGTGATTTCAAAGATGAACATCTAACTCTATATTGCAGGAAGATAAAAATGACTCAGGGAACTTTGCAAATAAGGTCAATGATAATAAGCAATGTAAGTGACAGGACAAGTTACATGAAGCAATGATTCCAGTGCCCATTCCATGGCGAACAAAGCTTTTAACTCTCGGCTTAATGAGCAGTTTAGATCCTCTGATAAAACTCCAGTCACTGCATGCCTCAGTTCCCACTCTTGCAACTCGACAGCCAAAAAGTTCTTTGGTTATGCCTTTGAAATACAAGCTTTGATTCACTCCAACAATGTGGCAATGACTTATAGCTTGCCTCTTGTGGTCAATCTACAAAAGAAGAAGCCTAGAACATAAGGAAATCCTTCAAGCATAGAAAAGAAACTAAAATGCTAACAACCCAAGCATTTGGAAAGGGGCATACCTCAAGGGGCAATCGAGGACTACCGAAGCAAGAAGCGAAGGCCATTGTTGTTGCAAAACCACAAAAACCAGAACTAATAAATGGGTCTTCAGTCAGTTAATCCAATTAGGAAACTCATATAATGCAAAccaaagccaaaaaaaatgcTTAGCTAGGCATTTCCCACTTTTGTAGAAAGAGTACAGACAGATGGCAATCAAAGCTCAATAAGGAAAGAACACAATGAAATAGGTGGCCAACTGGCCACTGCCTCATTGAGCACTGAAAGAGTCAGTTTCCTAACATTGTCTGTCGAGAGAGAACTCTCCAagttaaagaaaagaaatttatcTGGACAAGGTCCATGTCCACTTGCTTGCCACCTTTTGTTGCTTTCTGAGCATTCTAACAGGAAAAAAGGTCTGAACTTTGTCTTGGTAGCCATACACATGTTCTTACACATGAGAGTTGATATAGATGATATGACCATCTtggcatgattttcttaatttttcttttatttgcttttgtttttctggTTTGAATGAAAACCATAAACTAAGTCGGGGAACTACTTGACTAATTCATTTGAGGTCTTGTGCCATCAACAAAATGAGTAAATAAAACaaatgaacaaataaaaaaaatgagcatCCAATGTATCTTATCACTTCAGTAACAATTGATATCCTCAGGCATTACAGAAAACAAAACCAGACTAGAACACCTTATATTAACGAAAACTGTTTTTATACTTAAAAGCAGAATTATAGACAATTTTAACTGTTTTTTGAATAAGTCTTTGGTCATGAATTCACTTTCAAATACTTGAGATAGGTTGACTGACCTTTGACAATGGAGAAGTGTTCATCAACATAATTGACGAGGCTACCAAAGCTCGGAATATTGCAACGAAGGCCTTCTGAGAGGCCAAACTCCAGATAATCCCTTGTGAAAACTGCATATCCAGATGATCCCAACTTCTTTTCAATTCTTGCAAAACTCAATGCCATTAATCTAGTTCCCATCACCAAATGGGTCAACCGTAAATCCCATGAGAGCTATACATGCCTTCAAATGTAAATGTGCAAGTTTCAGCATATCCATGACAGTAACAGACAACTGCTTTCGAACGAGCAGCCTCAGGAATCCAGCTCTTGGAGAATATTTCTAGACCTCTAGAGTTCACCTCATTTCTGTCACAATAAAATCCAAAACAGGAGAAACTTTGTTTAAAAGTACATGTGTGCTTATAAACAAGGATTTATGCATCATTGAAACTTCTTATAAAACCCACTAAAAGGTTGAGTGACACAATTTGCCTgggttttccaaaaaaaaaaaaaaagtgcaaacATACTGCCTCCTGGAGCTACAAGTTTTTCCCTACAACCATTGCTTCAATTACAAGGAAACAAATTTTCTCTTGAAGGGAGTAAATGATTAACTGGTGGTTTTCCAGATCATGAAACATGTCCGAAAGAAAGTATCTGACAATTGCACTTGATTAGCAAAGATTAAAAGTCCTATATTGTGGAGATTGAAGTTTATTTACCTCCTCTATCTTCAGCCTTGTCATCCTCTGTCAATCATTTCCGTTGTAAAAGCCAAATACATAGAAGATCACTGCTAAAAGATCAAGTTATTAGcaagaaaaattttaatttttgttattgaTTGTTGCGGGAATGGAAAGGGAGAAGGATGAACACGTCAGTTTCtggtttttgagttttgactggTTTGCAAGCTCCAAAGAAGGACCGAGAAGACGAAGATGAATGCGCTTGTCCAAGGGAGGGGGCCTGCAATCCCCCTGTCTgcaatttttggaatttttaaaATCTCAACCATTGATACATGAGGGTTACACGTGTTACCATCCCCAATATTATCTCCttctttattttatctttttaaaaAGTTTAGCTTTAagtttatcaaaaataaaataaaataaaatttaactcCAAATATCAGATCATTCTAGAAGCTCATTGTCGGATTGCTTTCTTAAGAGAGCGAGACAGACTACTTCCCATGCGATAAGGTTCAATACAGACAtatggaagaagagaaattggGAAGGGCATTTTCCTCAAAGGCAGTAGCAAGCCGTATTCAAGTTGGAGGCAGAGGACAAAAGCTCAAGAAAAATGAGGAATGAAAATGGGTACAGACGAGCTCACTCGAGTATTGGAAGGAATAGATGAGTACGAAAATGGAAAGGAGAAATGAACATGGGTACGAAAattggaagaaagaaagaggctAGCAAGAAAAGCAAGAAAGAGGCAAGCTAGAAGGTTTCGTGGAGATTGAATATGTTGGGCAGTGAAGGTGAAGGGGAGAGAGTATGTGGGACAGTTTCTCAGCCATCAGATTAAATGAATGGCttagattttaaaatttttaatacaTTGCAGCTAAGGGGATTCCAGGCCCTCCATCCCAGTTCAAGGAGGATATTGTCACAAGGCGGTCATATAACGTTACAATTGTAGGATATACGTGTCCTAGTGTAGCCCACTTAGATTAGGACACATTCACACATCTGCTTTGAGTTGCAAGATCAAATATCGTCATTTAGCATCGCATGGTTAGACTAATGTGGAATGGGAGAGCTTCAATTTATGGCTCCAATTTTGACTCTAATTGTCCTCTAAAAAtcatgaat of Tripterygium wilfordii isolate XIE 37 chromosome 13, ASM1340144v1, whole genome shotgun sequence contains these proteins:
- the LOC120012818 gene encoding protein ABA DEFICIENT 4, chloroplastic-like; its protein translation is MAFASCFGSPRLPLEIDHKRQAISHCHIVGVNQSLYFKGITKELFGCRVARVGTEACSDWSFIRGSKLLIKPRVKSFVRHGMGTGIIASWFSSSQLASSAFTIGTTAVLPFYTLMVVAPKAEFTRKFMESTIPYVVLGLMYGYLLYLSWTPDTIRWIFASKYLLPELPGIAKMFSSQMTLASAWIHLLAVDLFAARQVFHDGLENEIETRHSISLCLLSCPIGILTHVLTKALTKGVGNTKHGM